One Streptomyces sp. RPA4-2 genomic window carries:
- a CDS encoding alcohol dehydrogenase catalytic domain-containing protein yields the protein MSTYQAFEVTGSRQFAWTTRELVPPRAGHVRIRVESCGVCHSDVLAVEGLRPDPSRPVVPGHEVVGTIDAVGEGVRAWQVGERVGVGFLAGHCGECDPCRRGDFVNCADQEQTGTSVDGGYAEVMYARSNALARIPEGISSAEAAPLLCAGLTSLSALRQLDSRPGSLVAVQGIGGLGHLAVQYAARLGHRVVAIARGAEKASLAASLGADDYIDSAAEHPGEALARLGGADGIVATAASGSSMTPLLTGLAPRGRMIVVGVGTDPISVSTPDLVLSTRTITGSLTGTPIENEDNLAFSVRHGVLPLIERMPLAEAPKAYERMMSGEARFRVVLDAVQA from the coding sequence GTGTCCACGTACCAGGCATTCGAAGTCACCGGATCACGGCAGTTCGCATGGACCACCCGTGAGCTCGTCCCGCCCCGCGCGGGCCACGTACGGATCAGGGTGGAGAGCTGCGGGGTGTGCCACTCCGACGTGCTCGCCGTCGAAGGCCTCAGGCCCGATCCGTCGCGGCCCGTCGTCCCGGGTCACGAGGTCGTCGGGACCATCGACGCCGTCGGCGAGGGAGTGCGGGCGTGGCAGGTCGGCGAGCGGGTGGGCGTCGGATTCCTGGCCGGTCACTGCGGTGAGTGCGACCCGTGCCGACGCGGCGACTTCGTCAACTGCGCCGACCAGGAGCAGACGGGCACGAGCGTCGACGGCGGGTACGCCGAGGTGATGTACGCCAGGTCCAACGCGCTGGCCCGGATTCCGGAGGGCATCTCGTCGGCCGAGGCGGCCCCGCTGCTGTGCGCCGGTCTGACCAGCCTCAGTGCCCTGCGTCAGCTGGACAGCCGGCCCGGGTCGCTCGTGGCCGTACAGGGCATCGGGGGTCTCGGACATCTCGCGGTGCAGTACGCGGCCAGGCTCGGCCACCGGGTCGTGGCGATCGCCCGCGGGGCGGAGAAGGCGTCACTGGCGGCCTCACTCGGCGCGGACGACTACATCGACAGCGCCGCCGAGCACCCCGGGGAGGCGCTGGCGCGACTGGGCGGCGCCGACGGCATCGTCGCGACGGCGGCCAGCGGCAGCTCGATGACCCCCCTGCTCACCGGGCTCGCCCCACGCGGCCGCATGATCGTGGTCGGGGTCGGCACCGACCCGATATCGGTGTCCACGCCGGACCTCGTGCTCAGCACGCGGACCATCACCGGCAGCCTGACGGGAACCCCGATCGAGAACGAGGACAACCTGGCCTTCAGCGTGCGGCACGGGGTCCTTCCGCTGATCGAGCGGATGCCGCTGGCCGAGGCGCCGAAGGCCTACGAGCGCATGATGTCCGGCGAGGCGCGCTTCCGTGTCGTGCTCGACGCCGTACAGGCCTGA
- a CDS encoding VOC family protein, whose protein sequence is MDMKLEVVVVPVADVDRAKAFYEKLGWRLDADVTDGEDFRVVQVTPPGSPCSVIFGTGISAASPGSSEGLHLVVSDIEAARAELADRGVEVSEVFHDAGGVFHRAGTEGRVPGPDPERRSYSSFLSFSDPDGNGWVLQEITTRLPGR, encoded by the coding sequence ATGGACATGAAACTCGAGGTCGTGGTGGTGCCGGTCGCCGACGTCGACCGGGCCAAGGCCTTCTACGAGAAGCTCGGATGGCGGCTCGACGCCGACGTCACCGACGGGGAGGACTTCCGGGTGGTGCAGGTCACCCCGCCCGGCTCACCCTGTTCGGTCATCTTCGGCACCGGGATCAGCGCGGCCTCGCCCGGCTCGTCGGAGGGCCTGCACCTCGTCGTCTCCGACATCGAGGCGGCCCGCGCCGAGCTCGCGGACCGGGGCGTCGAGGTGAGCGAGGTGTTCCACGACGCGGGCGGAGTCTTCCACCGCGCCGGAACCGAGGGCCGGGTCCCGGGCCCGGACCCGGAACGCCGGAGCTACTCCTCGTTCCTGTCGTTCAGCGATCCGGACGGCAACGGATGGGTGCTGCAGGAGATCACGACACGGCTCCCGGGCCGCTGA
- a CDS encoding nitronate monooxygenase has translation MNSLLAALGVTTPVLAAPMAGGATTTALLVAAARSGGLGFVPAGYATARTLAERVAAARAERIPFGVNVFAPNPLPVDRAAFDRYAALVQGTADRHHIDLSGHVPVEDDDAFAEKIDLLAEDPVPVVSFTFGIPERAVVARLRTAGSLVAQTVTGVDEARAGAEAGVDVLVVQAAAAGGHSGTLTPRLPPPEVPVDDLIALIRQAVGLPLIAAGGLATPDDVAQVMAAGAQAAMVGTVLLRTGESGASPVHQAALADPEGRGTVLTRAFTGRPARALRNRFTDLYGDHAPYGYPALHHLTGRLRKLAAEAGDADALHLWAGTGHRQARREGAGQTLARLAAAL, from the coding sequence ATGAACAGCCTGCTCGCGGCTCTCGGCGTCACCACGCCGGTTCTGGCCGCGCCCATGGCGGGTGGTGCCACGACCACCGCGCTGCTGGTGGCCGCGGCCCGCAGCGGTGGTCTCGGCTTCGTCCCGGCCGGTTACGCCACCGCGCGGACGCTGGCCGAGCGTGTCGCCGCGGCGCGTGCCGAGCGGATCCCGTTCGGCGTCAATGTGTTCGCACCCAATCCGCTGCCGGTGGACCGTGCGGCCTTCGACCGCTACGCCGCGCTCGTCCAGGGAACGGCCGACCGCCACCACATCGACCTGAGCGGGCACGTCCCGGTCGAGGACGACGACGCGTTCGCGGAGAAGATCGACCTGCTCGCCGAGGACCCCGTACCAGTGGTCAGCTTCACGTTCGGGATCCCCGAACGGGCCGTGGTGGCCAGGCTGCGTACGGCGGGAAGCCTGGTGGCCCAGACGGTCACGGGGGTGGACGAGGCGCGCGCCGGGGCCGAAGCGGGCGTGGACGTCCTCGTGGTGCAGGCCGCCGCCGCGGGCGGTCACTCCGGCACCCTGACACCGCGGCTGCCGCCGCCCGAGGTACCGGTCGACGACCTGATCGCCTTGATCCGCCAGGCTGTCGGCCTGCCGTTGATCGCGGCGGGCGGACTCGCCACGCCCGACGACGTCGCCCAGGTCATGGCGGCCGGCGCGCAGGCCGCCATGGTCGGCACCGTGCTCCTGCGCACCGGGGAAAGCGGGGCCTCCCCCGTCCATCAGGCGGCTCTCGCCGACCCCGAGGGCCGAGGCACCGTGCTGACCCGGGCCTTCACCGGCCGCCCCGCCCGCGCGCTGCGCAACCGTTTCACCGATCTGTACGGCGACCACGCCCCGTACGGGTATCCGGCGCTGCATCACCTCACGGGCCGGCTCCGCAAACTGGCGGCCGAAGCGGGGGACGCCGACGCTCTGCACCTGTGGGCGGGCACCGGTCACCGGCAGGCACGCCGCGAGGGTGCCGGCCAGACCTTGGCGCGCCTGGCCGCGGCTCTATGA
- a CDS encoding DsbA family protein, with product MNDSLPRTPVDFWFDPVCPWTWLTSRWLLEVGKARPLTISWHVMSLAVLNEGRLDELPEHHRVLMGQAWAPVRVLIAAARAHGPAVLEPLYTALGTRFHLREEPRTRPTIEAALRDAGLPTSLADAGDTDAYDPELRASHREGITLVGSDVGSPVIAVPGPGTGKVAFFGPVVTPAPRGEEAVRLWDATLTVASTPGFYEIKRTRTVGPLFD from the coding sequence ATGAACGACTCCCTCCCCCGCACTCCCGTCGACTTCTGGTTCGACCCGGTGTGCCCGTGGACCTGGCTGACCTCCCGCTGGCTGCTGGAGGTCGGCAAGGCCCGGCCCCTCACCATCAGCTGGCACGTCATGAGCCTGGCCGTCCTCAACGAGGGCCGCCTCGACGAACTGCCCGAGCACCACCGCGTGCTGATGGGCCAGGCATGGGCACCGGTGCGCGTCCTGATCGCCGCCGCCCGGGCTCACGGCCCCGCCGTACTGGAGCCCCTCTACACCGCGCTCGGTACTCGCTTCCATCTGCGGGAGGAGCCCAGGACGCGCCCGACCATCGAGGCCGCGCTGCGCGACGCGGGACTGCCCACGAGCCTCGCCGACGCGGGTGACACCGACGCCTACGACCCGGAGCTGCGCGCCTCCCACCGCGAGGGCATCACCCTCGTCGGGTCCGACGTGGGCAGCCCGGTCATCGCGGTGCCCGGACCCGGCACGGGCAAGGTCGCCTTCTTCGGTCCCGTTGTCACCCCGGCTCCTCGGGGCGAGGAAGCCGTCCGCCTGTGGGACGCCACACTGACCGTCGCCTCCACACCCGGCTTCTACGAGATCAAGCGGACCAGGACGGTCGGCCCGCTGTTCGATTAG
- a CDS encoding mycothione reductase — protein MRHYDLVVLGAGSGNMLPDEELAQLRTAIVEPDLFGGTCLNRGCIPSKMFVVAADAVEDARAAARLGVHATVEHVDWKAIRDRVFHRIDPLHASALNYRRENGIDVYTEEGRFVAPKVLQAGAERITADTFVVAVGSRPVVPDIPGLDTVRYHTSDTIMRIDEVPASMVVIGGGFIAAEFGHVFGAFGSDITIVQRGPRLLMAEDEQVSARFTDLASRRHRVLLDAAVTSVEGREDGVTVTVSCPDGDHVVRAAALLVCVGRRPNTDRLDAAAGGLDLDRHGHIVTDSAYRTSVPGVWALGDTANHFQLKHMANAEVRLVRHNLLHPEDVRALPHKVAPHAVFTSPQIAGIGLTEQEARRRGIDHLVSVRDYGDAAYGWALEDTTSFVKILADPVERTILGAHIIGPQAATLIQQLIQAMELGLTVDRIARDLLYIHPALTEVVEQALLAL, from the coding sequence GTGCGTCATTACGATCTCGTGGTTCTGGGAGCGGGCAGCGGCAACATGCTGCCCGACGAAGAACTCGCTCAACTCCGCACCGCCATCGTCGAACCCGACCTCTTCGGCGGCACGTGCCTGAACCGAGGCTGCATTCCGAGCAAGATGTTCGTCGTCGCCGCCGACGCGGTCGAGGACGCGCGAGCGGCGGCGCGTCTCGGTGTCCACGCGACCGTCGAGCACGTCGACTGGAAGGCCATCCGCGACCGGGTGTTCCACCGCATCGATCCGCTGCACGCGAGCGCGCTGAACTACCGCAGGGAGAACGGCATCGACGTGTACACCGAGGAGGGACGGTTCGTCGCGCCGAAGGTGTTGCAGGCGGGAGCCGAGCGGATCACCGCCGACACGTTCGTCGTCGCGGTCGGATCGCGGCCCGTGGTGCCGGACATCCCCGGTCTCGACACCGTCCGGTACCACACCTCGGACACCATCATGCGGATCGACGAGGTGCCCGCGTCCATGGTCGTCATCGGTGGCGGTTTCATCGCAGCCGAGTTCGGCCATGTCTTCGGCGCGTTCGGCTCCGACATCACGATCGTGCAGCGGGGGCCGCGCCTGCTGATGGCGGAGGACGAACAGGTGTCGGCACGCTTCACCGACCTGGCGTCGCGGCGCCATCGTGTGCTCCTCGACGCTGCCGTCACCTCCGTCGAAGGGCGTGAGGACGGCGTCACGGTCACCGTGTCCTGCCCGGACGGCGACCATGTCGTGCGCGCCGCGGCGCTGTTGGTGTGCGTCGGCCGCCGGCCCAACACCGACCGGCTGGACGCCGCCGCCGGCGGTCTGGACCTCGACCGGCACGGCCACATCGTGACCGACAGCGCCTACCGCACGTCGGTACCGGGGGTCTGGGCCCTCGGCGACACGGCGAATCACTTCCAGCTCAAGCACATGGCGAATGCCGAGGTCCGGCTCGTGCGGCACAACCTGCTCCACCCCGAGGACGTACGCGCACTGCCCCACAAGGTCGCCCCGCACGCGGTCTTCACCAGCCCGCAGATCGCCGGCATCGGGCTGACCGAGCAGGAGGCCCGCCGTCGCGGCATCGACCACCTCGTGAGTGTCCGCGACTACGGGGACGCCGCGTACGGATGGGCGTTGGAGGACACCACCAGCTTCGTGAAGATCCTGGCCGATCCTGTCGAGCGGACGATCCTCGGCGCGCACATCATCGGCCCCCAGGCCGCGACACTCATTCAGCAGTTGATCCAGGCCATGGAACTGGGTCTGACGGTGGACCGGATCGCCCGAGACCTGCTGTACATCCACCCGGCACTGACCGAAGTGGTCGAACAGGCCCTGCTGGCCCTGTAG
- a CDS encoding TetR/AcrR family transcriptional regulator, producing the protein MPKPSKRDDLLASALETFHARGFHGTGIKEIADAAGAPKGSFYNHFSSKEECAIEALRLYGAERRLDMLADTTSPPLERIRRHFEFLRDEVVDRDFTRGCMFGNFATDVIDHSEEIRTAVADSLRTWNSAIAAALTEARRDGAVRADLDPDATARFLVNAWEGTLIEARATKSAAAFDTFFRMAFEAVQR; encoded by the coding sequence GTGCCCAAGCCGTCCAAGCGTGACGACCTGCTGGCGTCCGCGCTGGAGACGTTCCACGCGCGCGGTTTCCACGGCACCGGCATCAAGGAGATCGCCGACGCCGCCGGAGCGCCCAAGGGGTCGTTCTACAACCACTTCTCCAGCAAAGAGGAGTGTGCCATCGAGGCCCTGCGGCTCTACGGAGCCGAGCGCCGCCTGGACATGCTCGCCGACACCACCTCGCCCCCGCTGGAGAGGATTCGCCGCCACTTCGAGTTCCTGCGGGACGAGGTCGTCGACCGGGACTTCACGCGAGGCTGCATGTTCGGCAACTTCGCCACGGACGTGATCGACCACAGCGAGGAGATCCGCACGGCCGTCGCGGACAGCCTGCGGACGTGGAACAGCGCGATCGCGGCGGCCCTGACGGAGGCCCGCCGCGACGGTGCCGTACGGGCGGACCTCGACCCTGACGCCACGGCTCGCTTCCTCGTCAACGCCTGGGAGGGAACCCTGATCGAGGCTCGCGCCACCAAGTCGGCCGCCGCTTTCGACACGTTCTTCCGCATGGCCTTCGAGGCGGTCCAGCGCTGA
- a CDS encoding YbfB/YjiJ family MFS transporter codes for MSATILRRPPDGSDGLLGSPWIHVAQAAAALAVGMGVGRFVYTPILPLMHAQAGLSAGAGAHLATANYVGYLMGALVGILRPALVRSPGVLRGSLVVLTGTLAAMPLTHSTAGWMALRLTAGAASALIFVIAVSSLLSHLHDHPAHLPGWAFGGVGAGIALSGLLVLALRSIADWQAAWWSSAGLAAVFAALSWNLRVELPRAEVTGPGAVAPTRSARTHRWFTALFVGYTLEGVGYIVAGTFLVAAIDQASPGWIGSGAWVLVGLAAVPSSALWAWLGRRWSRPDLLFAALVIQAVGIALPALVGGVAAALISAFLFGATFLGIGTIALATGAHLRFPRSVALLTAGYSVGQIVGPLAVAPLLHHGYHQALILASAVVLAAALTAVVLRIGFPHDMPNEMPAEVPAELPAERGTRPAS; via the coding sequence ATGAGCGCAACCATCCTGCGACGCCCGCCGGACGGGTCGGACGGCCTGCTCGGTTCCCCCTGGATCCACGTGGCGCAGGCGGCCGCGGCCCTGGCGGTCGGCATGGGCGTCGGGCGCTTCGTCTACACACCGATCCTTCCCCTGATGCACGCGCAGGCGGGGCTGTCCGCCGGGGCCGGCGCGCACCTCGCCACCGCCAACTACGTCGGCTACCTGATGGGCGCGCTCGTCGGCATCCTGCGTCCCGCGCTGGTCCGCTCGCCCGGAGTCCTGCGCGGCTCCCTCGTCGTGCTGACCGGCACGCTGGCGGCGATGCCCCTCACGCACAGCACCGCCGGGTGGATGGCGCTGAGGCTGACGGCCGGTGCGGCCAGCGCCCTGATCTTCGTCATCGCCGTCAGCTCGCTGCTCAGTCACCTGCACGACCACCCCGCGCACCTGCCCGGCTGGGCCTTCGGCGGAGTCGGCGCGGGGATCGCCCTGTCCGGCCTGCTGGTCCTCGCCCTGCGCTCGATCGCCGACTGGCAGGCCGCGTGGTGGAGCTCCGCGGGCCTCGCCGCGGTCTTCGCCGCCCTGTCGTGGAACCTGCGCGTCGAACTGCCGCGCGCCGAGGTCACGGGCCCCGGGGCCGTGGCTCCGACGCGGTCCGCGCGTACGCATCGATGGTTCACCGCGCTGTTCGTCGGATACACCCTGGAGGGCGTCGGCTACATCGTGGCCGGCACCTTCCTGGTCGCCGCGATCGACCAGGCGTCCCCGGGGTGGATCGGCAGCGGCGCCTGGGTGCTGGTCGGCCTGGCTGCCGTGCCGTCCTCGGCGCTGTGGGCCTGGCTGGGTCGCCGCTGGTCCCGCCCCGACCTGCTGTTCGCCGCGCTCGTGATCCAGGCCGTCGGCATCGCGCTGCCCGCTCTGGTCGGAGGAGTGGCGGCGGCCCTGATCTCCGCGTTCCTCTTCGGCGCGACGTTCCTCGGGATCGGGACCATCGCGCTGGCCACCGGGGCCCATCTGCGGTTCCCCCGCTCGGTGGCTCTGCTGACCGCGGGATACTCCGTCGGCCAGATCGTCGGACCCCTGGCCGTCGCGCCACTGCTCCACCACGGTTACCACCAGGCCCTGATCCTGGCCTCGGCCGTCGTCCTCGCCGCCGCCCTCACCGCGGTCGTCCTGCGGATCGGCTTCCCCCACGACATGCCCAACGAGATGCCCGCCGAGGTGCCCGCCGAGCTGCCCGCCGAGCGGGGCACCCGGCCGGCTTCGTAG
- a CDS encoding muconolactone Delta-isomerase family protein, translated as MREFLVELTTTIPEGTDPAEVDRRRAAEAVRAAELAAAGHLFRLWRPVGEPRSIGVWLAADEYELHEKVIGTLPLRAWMTARVTPLVSHPNDPAGPDALA; from the coding sequence ATGCGAGAGTTCCTGGTCGAGCTGACCACCACCATTCCCGAGGGCACCGACCCCGCGGAGGTCGACCGACGTCGCGCCGCGGAAGCGGTACGGGCCGCTGAACTGGCCGCCGCCGGGCACCTGTTCAGGCTGTGGCGCCCGGTCGGTGAACCGCGCAGCATCGGTGTCTGGCTCGCCGCGGACGAGTACGAGCTGCACGAGAAGGTGATCGGCACACTGCCGCTGCGCGCGTGGATGACGGCCAGGGTCACCCCGCTCGTGTCCCACCCCAATGACCCGGCCGGACCCGACGCCCTCGCGTGA
- a CDS encoding D-cysteine desulfhydrase family protein: MNDKIALSTWPTPLERAPRLAAALGLGGADLWIKRDDLIGLGGGGNKARKLEWTVGAALAAGADTLVTTGAAQSNHARLTAAAGARLGLDVVLVFPGTRDSAVNGSGNLVLDSLFGARIFWAGDSDPSAMADVTDEVCRQLRDDGARPFAIPFGGSSPLGARGYVDGGEELLSQLPDVEHVVVALGSGGTMAGLIGALGERRVLGVHCGAVAEPAVTVAGLAGALTGRDIAPDALRIRTDQVGPGYGVLHEPVLEAMRTAALTEGLVLDPVYSGRAMAGLIAAVRDGDIRPGQRSVLLHTGGLPGLFGHTETVHRAVDGLRAYEPEGTSPRTEE; the protein is encoded by the coding sequence ATGAATGACAAGATCGCCCTGTCGACATGGCCCACCCCCCTGGAGCGTGCGCCGCGGCTGGCGGCGGCGCTGGGGCTGGGCGGGGCCGACCTCTGGATCAAGCGGGACGACCTCATCGGCCTGGGAGGCGGCGGCAACAAGGCCCGCAAGCTGGAGTGGACCGTCGGCGCCGCCCTCGCGGCCGGCGCGGACACGCTGGTCACCACCGGTGCCGCGCAGAGCAACCACGCCCGTCTCACCGCGGCCGCCGGCGCTCGCCTCGGGCTCGACGTCGTGCTCGTGTTCCCCGGCACCCGCGACAGTGCCGTGAACGGCTCCGGCAACCTCGTTCTCGACAGTCTCTTCGGAGCCAGGATCTTCTGGGCCGGCGACAGCGACCCGAGCGCGATGGCCGACGTCACCGACGAGGTGTGCCGTCAGCTGCGCGACGACGGGGCGCGCCCCTTTGCGATCCCCTTCGGCGGTTCAAGTCCCCTCGGAGCACGGGGATATGTGGATGGCGGTGAGGAGTTGCTCTCCCAACTGCCCGACGTGGAGCACGTCGTGGTCGCCCTGGGTTCCGGGGGCACCATGGCGGGACTGATCGGCGCACTCGGGGAGCGGCGTGTCCTCGGCGTTCACTGCGGGGCGGTGGCGGAGCCGGCCGTCACCGTCGCCGGCCTCGCGGGCGCGCTGACCGGCCGCGACATCGCCCCCGACGCCCTGCGGATCCGCACCGACCAGGTGGGCCCGGGATACGGGGTGCTGCACGAACCGGTCCTGGAGGCGATGCGAACGGCCGCGCTCACCGAGGGGCTCGTCCTCGACCCGGTATACAGCGGGCGCGCCATGGCCGGCCTGATCGCCGCGGTCCGGGACGGCGACATCCGCCCGGGGCAGCGCAGCGTCCTCCTGCACACCGGCGGGCTGCCGGGCCTTTTCGGGCATACGGAGACCGTGCACCGCGCCGTCGACGGCCTGCGCGCCTACGAGCCCGAGGGGACGTCGCCCCGCACGGAAGAGTAG
- a CDS encoding SpoIIE family protein phosphatase: MWQVLAAPDVVSGQDVAILEAMFAHSPARLHVLDHQLRVARVPGATHGPPGTPVEDLTGTHFAQAYDLEDPEKEAAVAQQVLDGGEPVVSRLVRAVVDAPGGFGRRIYSVSYVRLENSHGDVLGLVASALDVTERENAHHRLALLEAVRTHVGQGLNVGAVCEELVEAVVPGFAGITVVEVIEDVVHGEEPPQAPVHEDTVLRRAAFRGPFSAYPVGDVRPLPRDTPFARVLSDLRPRLLSIGEDTDWLTADPPRAEAIERSGAHSLIVAPLAVRGQALGVVSFYRHRQEDPFTQDDVAVASAVCAHASLCVETARRYMREWIIAATVQRRLLPQHSGTPNTLEIARLFLPDPDGGGAWSDTIALPGARTALVVGDVAKQGIGAAVTVGILRTAVHTLAALDLEPDDLLARLSDTAGRLAKACASLPPGDPMCRESLTAGCAVAVYDPVELTCTLARAGLPQPVAVLPDGTSSELPVPPGPLLAETSSAPFPSTTVDLPEGSTLAIGTATAAGRVLAPSGPLRPLLDSVGARPLPELCDDLAAALADDRPTGDTLILLARTHALPADRVRTVPLPDDTEAAPIARRAARHQLEVWGVDEETAFTTELIVSELVGNAIRHGAPPLRLRLILDRMLTCEVSDGASSAPHVKHARTVDETGRGLFIVASLAGQWGARHHQHGKTVWAEQPLPDAGSSG; encoded by the coding sequence ATGTGGCAGGTCCTCGCGGCGCCGGACGTGGTGTCGGGGCAGGACGTGGCGATCCTGGAGGCCATGTTCGCCCACTCCCCGGCGCGACTGCACGTCCTCGACCATCAGCTGCGGGTGGCCCGCGTGCCCGGCGCCACCCACGGTCCGCCCGGCACGCCGGTGGAAGACCTGACCGGCACGCACTTCGCCCAGGCCTACGACCTGGAAGACCCCGAAAAAGAGGCCGCGGTGGCGCAACAGGTCCTGGACGGCGGTGAGCCGGTGGTCAGCCGGCTCGTACGGGCCGTCGTCGACGCGCCGGGTGGGTTCGGACGACGTATCTACTCCGTCTCCTACGTCCGCCTCGAGAACTCCCACGGCGACGTGCTCGGCCTGGTGGCCTCCGCGCTCGACGTCACCGAGCGCGAGAACGCGCATCACCGGCTGGCGCTGCTGGAGGCCGTACGCACCCACGTCGGGCAGGGGCTGAACGTGGGCGCCGTGTGCGAGGAGCTGGTGGAGGCGGTCGTACCCGGGTTCGCGGGCATCACCGTGGTCGAGGTGATCGAGGACGTGGTCCACGGAGAGGAGCCTCCGCAGGCGCCCGTCCACGAGGACACCGTGCTGCGGCGGGCTGCCTTCCGCGGTCCGTTCTCGGCCTACCCGGTCGGAGACGTGCGCCCGCTGCCGAGGGACACCCCGTTCGCGCGTGTGCTGTCCGACCTGCGGCCACGCCTTCTCTCCATCGGGGAGGACACCGACTGGCTCACCGCCGACCCGCCCCGCGCCGAGGCCATCGAGCGATCCGGCGCCCACTCCCTGATCGTGGCCCCACTGGCGGTGCGCGGTCAGGCTCTGGGCGTGGTCAGCTTCTACCGCCACCGGCAGGAGGACCCCTTCACACAGGACGACGTCGCGGTGGCCTCGGCCGTGTGCGCGCACGCTTCGCTCTGCGTCGAGACCGCCCGTCGGTACATGCGTGAGTGGATCATCGCCGCCACGGTCCAACGCAGGCTTCTGCCCCAGCATTCGGGCACACCGAACACCCTGGAGATCGCCCGGTTGTTCCTTCCCGATCCGGACGGCGGCGGGGCCTGGTCCGACACGATCGCGCTGCCCGGCGCACGGACCGCGCTGGTCGTCGGTGACGTGGCGAAGCAGGGCATCGGCGCAGCCGTCACGGTGGGAATCCTGCGCACGGCCGTCCACACCCTCGCCGCCCTGGACCTGGAGCCCGACGATCTGCTGGCACGCCTGAGCGACACCGCCGGCCGTCTCGCCAAGGCCTGCGCCTCCCTGCCGCCCGGGGATCCCATGTGCCGCGAGTCGCTCACCGCCGGCTGCGCCGTCGCGGTCTACGACCCGGTCGAGCTCACCTGCACCCTCGCCCGAGCCGGTCTCCCGCAGCCCGTCGCCGTCCTCCCCGACGGCACCTCCAGCGAACTGCCCGTCCCACCGGGCCCCCTTCTCGCCGAAACGAGCAGCGCCCCCTTCCCCTCGACCACCGTCGACCTCCCCGAAGGCAGCACCCTGGCGATCGGTACGGCCACCGCGGCGGGCAGGGTCCTGGCACCCTCCGGTCCCCTGCGCCCGCTCCTGGACTCCGTCGGCGCCAGGCCCCTGCCGGAACTCTGCGACGACCTCGCGGCCGCGCTCGCGGATGACCGGCCCACCGGTGACACACTGATACTGCTCGCTCGTACGCATGCGCTGCCCGCGGACCGGGTACGGACGGTCCCCCTGCCGGACGACACCGAGGCCGCGCCCATCGCCCGTCGGGCGGCGCGCCACCAGTTGGAGGTCTGGGGGGTGGACGAGGAGACGGCCTTCACCACCGAACTCATCGTCAGCGAACTGGTCGGCAACGCGATCCGTCACGGCGCGCCGCCCCTGCGCCTACGTCTGATCCTCGACCGGATGCTGACCTGCGAGGTCAGCGACGGCGCGAGCAGCGCCCCCCACGTCAAACACGCCCGCACGGTCGACGAGACGGGCCGGGGACTGTTCATCGTCGCCAGCCTCGCCGGCCAGTGGGGCGCCCGCCATCACCAGCACGGAAAGACCGTCTGGGCGGAGCAGCCCCTGCCGGACGCGGGGTCCTCCGGATGA
- a CDS encoding MBL fold metallo-hydrolase, with the protein MDTRQHAPGAAAAADVRQPVTVRLLGGPTALIEIGGLRLLTDPAFGSPGPAADGTRTAGGPHCSVAAVEALGPLHAVLLSRGGSADSLGVAGERLLATVPVTFTTTGAADRLGGTAVGLRPWYHLTLARPDGGCLKVTATASRSDGRDGREEGKTEGGIGAVIGFVLTGPDVPTIYVGGDAAPSLDIASEVADRFGPVELAVLGDACPVPPDRPPMPTALRTARAAEILGARTVIPVHPEAWELCATAPGTQRAALAHHGLEDRLLLLVPGTPTTL; encoded by the coding sequence ATGGACACCCGACAGCACGCCCCCGGAGCGGCGGCCGCCGCCGACGTGCGGCAACCGGTCACGGTGCGGCTGCTCGGCGGACCGACCGCGCTCATCGAGATCGGGGGGCTGCGGCTGCTCACCGACCCCGCCTTCGGGTCACCCGGTCCGGCCGCCGACGGCACCCGCACGGCGGGCGGGCCCCACTGCTCCGTGGCGGCGGTCGAGGCGCTGGGCCCGCTGCACGCCGTACTCCTGTCACGCGGCGGGTCCGCCGACAGCCTCGGCGTCGCCGGCGAGCGGCTGCTCGCGACGGTCCCGGTGACGTTCACCACGACCGGGGCCGCGGACCGCCTGGGCGGCACCGCCGTCGGCCTGCGGCCCTGGTACCACCTGACCCTGGCCCGGCCGGACGGCGGCTGCCTCAAGGTCACCGCGACCGCGTCGCGGAGCGATGGCCGTGACGGCCGCGAGGAGGGAAAGACGGAGGGCGGCATCGGCGCCGTCATCGGCTTCGTACTGACCGGACCGGACGTGCCCACGATCTACGTCGGTGGTGACGCCGCCCCCTCACTGGACATCGCGAGCGAAGTCGCGGACCGCTTCGGGCCCGTCGAGCTGGCCGTGCTGGGGGACGCCTGCCCCGTCCCGCCGGACCGGCCGCCGATGCCCACCGCCCTGCGTACGGCCCGAGCCGCCGAGATCCTCGGTGCGCGCACGGTCATTCCGGTCCACCCCGAAGCCTGGGAGCTCTGCGCTACGGCTCCCGGCACCCAGCGCGCCGCGCTCGCCCATCACGGTCTCGAGGACCGACTGCTCCTGCTGGTCCCCGGCACGCCGACGACCCTCTGA